TCACCTCGGTCTATGTCAATATGCCCTCGTTCCTTTACAAGCAGGTCAGCCCCGGGCAATTCGAAGACATCACCTGGCTGACCGGTGTGCGCATCTCCGACGGCTACGGCTGCGCCTGGGCCGACTTCGATAACGACGGCGACCTGGACCTGATTGCCGGCGAAAACGCCAATAAAATCCATTTCTTCCGGAACGAGACCATATCCAAGGCCGCAACCAATAATAACAACTGGCTCGAGGTCAAGCTCATCGGCGCCGACTGCAACACCGCCGCCATCGGCGCCCGGCTGACGCTGAAAGTCACAACGATTCCTAGAGTACCAATACTGTCAGAGATTCCGATACTTTCCGCTCCGCCCTCAGCAGAACAGCTTACCCGCGAGGTTCAGGGCGGCAAGGGCACCACCAGCCAGCATTCGCTGGTCCAGCATTTCGGGCTGGGCAATCGGGCTGGCCCGCAGGCCCTGTCCGTGCGCTGGCCCTGCGGTCGGGTAACCGAGCACCTGGTCGAACCCAATAAAATCACGACCATAAAGGAGCCGTAACTATGGATTTCTCGGGGCGCAAATCAGGCATCAAGGCCTTCACCGCCGTCAACCTGGCAATGGCCCATATGGCCGCCGTCCTGTTCAAGCCGTTCAACCCGGTCAGATGGCTCAAGTTCGGCGTCATCGGGTTCCTGGTCTATATGGGCCAGGGCGGTTTTAATATCAATGTGCCCTGGCAGGGCGACACAAATAAATGGGCCGCCTCGGGCCCGCCCGACTTCAACCACATCTTCCAGTGGTGCAAGGACAATATGGCCATCATCATCGCCGTGGCCGCCGCAATCGTGCTTCTTATCACCGTCGTCTGGATCGTCTGGCTCTACCTGTCTTCCAGGTTCTCGTTCGTCCTGATAGACGGCGTGGTCAAAAAGGACCTGCGCATCAGGGAATATTACCGGGCCCGCCGGGCCGAGGGCTGGTCGTATTTCCTCTGGCGCATGGGATTCCTCGGCGTCATACTGCCGGTGGTACTCATCGCCGCCGTGCCCGCGGCCGTGGCCATATTTTTCATCATCAAGCAGTTCTCCGTCGGCCTGCTCCTGCTGGTGATTGCGTCCATACTCTTCTTCCTGGCCGTGCTGATCCTGTCCGCCATAGTCGGGATGCTCACCGACGATTTCGTCCTGCCCATTATGACCCTGTTCGGGCTGAAATCGATGAAGGCCTGGGGTGTGCTCTGGTCGCTGATTAAATCCGATACCAAATCGTTCATTTATTACCTGCTGGTCAAACTGCTTATGGCTATCTGCGCCGCTATCGCCGCCATCACCGTCTCCTGCCTGATAATGGCCCTGGCTATGCTGCCCGGCCTGGCGATTCTCGGCCTGATTACCCTGGCCCAGAGCACGCCCCTGCTTTACATTATCATCGTGCCGCTGGCCCTGGTCCTGATGGTCTTCTTCGGCCTGCTGACCCAGACCGTCTTCGCGCCCATAACCGTGTTCTTCCGGTCTTTCTCGCTGCTATTCCTGGAGGGCTTCGGGCCGGAGTTCCTGACCGTCAACCGCCCGCAATCTAATATTTCCGGCTAAAATAGGGATTTTTTCTTGACACAACGCCGTTTCTAGTATATCTTCAACGGGTAATACGAACAAAATCTAAAGAGGAGGTAATCTATGAGAGAATTGAAAGGCAACTGGCTGGACCTGTTTAACGGGTTCTCGGTGGCGTTCGATGTCAAGAAGCTGTTTGCGGTGTTTATCGCCCTGTCGCTGACCGTGATAATCATCGGCGTCATACCCTGGCTGACGCTCTTTGCCATCAACCCGGCCGCTTTAAATACCATTGACCTGAAATTGGCCTTCGCCAATGTCGGTGACGGCAACACCTGCGCGTTTACCAACCTGGCCTCTTTCAAGCATATGGCCGGCCAGATGATGCGTAACCACAGCCAGCTGGCCATCCAGGTCCGCTCGGCGCTCTATACCACCATGGGCATCTATAAATATCCCTTCCTGCTGGCCCTGGTGCTGATGCTCCTGGCCGTTTGGGGATATTTCGGCGGAATGGTCACCCGTATCGCCGCCATCAACCTGACCAAGGACGAAAGCCTCGGCTTCGGCAAGGCCGCCGCCTTCGCATCCAAGAAGTTTACCAGCTTCTTCGCGCCCATAGTCGTCTGCCTGATGGGCCTGATTTTCTTCGCACTGTGCAACGCGGCCGGCGGTCTTATCGGCCTTATCCCGGTGGTCGGCCCCATCCTGGTGGCGCTCGGACTGCCCCTGGCCATACTTTCCGGATTCATTATGCTCTTCATCATCATCGGCCTGTTCAGCCATATACTCTTCTACCCGACCATCGGAGTGGAAGGCACCGATACGTTTGACGCCATCAGCCGGAGCTTCCAATATCTCTACGCCCGGCCCTGGCATTACATCTGGTATACGCTCACCGCCATCGCCTACGGCATCCCGACCATCATATTCGTCGGCTTCTTCGCCCGGTATATGATTAAGCTCGCTGTCGCCACGGCCTCGATGGGTATGGGCGTCTCGATGCACAACATCCTGTCGCTGACCAACCTGCCCATCGTCGACTGCCTCAAGGTAGGTGTTCCGATGGATATGGGCTCGCCCATATCGGCCAGCTATTACATCGCCGCGGTGATTATGGCCGTCTGGCTCATCCTCATCTGCGGGCTGGCCGCATCCTACATCGTTTCCTACTCGCTCTCGGCCAACACCATCATATATCTGCTTCTCAGGAAGAAAGTGGATGAGATAGAAATGAAAGAGGTTTACGACGAAGAAATGGAAGAGATGATGCCGGGCAACATTCCGGTAGCTCCTCCGGCCACTAACGATAAACCGAAGTAGAATAGAAAGATACCTTATATGAGTCTGGTATGCGACATATGCGGCAAAAGGCCGTCCACGGGTAACCGGATATCACGCCGCGGTATGGCCAAGAAAAAAGGCGGCGTCGGCAAGAAAATCGGCGGCATCTCCAGACGCTGGTGGAAACCCAACATCCAGAAAGTCCGGGCTATGATTGACGGCAAGCCGGCCAGAATCCGCGTTTGCACCGGCTGTCTGGGCGCGGGCAAGGTCATCAAGCCTCCGGTTAAACTCAAGGTAAAAGCCTAGGAACTGCGGCAACCAAACACCTGTCTAATTGCCGGACTGCGGGTTAAGCTCGGCTGCCTTCTTGAAAAACAACTCACTCTGCCTGAGCATTACTCCGGCCTTATCCGTCGCTCCGGCTGACTTGAACATCTCGGCGTGCTCCCTGAAAAATACCGACTGGTAGACATACAGGTTACTGCTCAGCCGGCTCAGGGCGATGGCCCGGTCCAGCAGGTTGATGCAGATGAACTCATCCGGCTTGCCGGCGCAAACGGTCCGGTGATAAAACCAGGACAGCTCCAGGCACGGCTCCACCGAATACGGGTTGAGCCGGCGCGACTGCTCCAAATCCGCCCGGCCCTTCTCGATTGAATCAGCCGAACCGGACTGCGTCCGGACCAGCCACCGGCCCTGCTCCAGCAACGACTCCGACTCCAGCAGCCGCGGACAGACCAACCAGCTCAGGAACAGGATAACCGCCAGCAAAGCAATGGTCGCGGCCGGCCGCGCAAACCGGCCGTCAATGGCCCGCGCCCCGGCGCTCTCCGTCCCCCGGTAGCTCAGCGACACCAAACATCCGGCCGCCAGCCAGGCGCTCATAGACAGGCCCGGGACGTAAAAATTAAAATCCACCATAGAATGCAGCAATAACCCGCCCAGCCCGGATATCAATCCGATTAACATAATCCGGTCCGCCGTCCCGTCCGGTCGGCTGATGACCCGGCGCAGTCCGGCCGCCAGCACCGCGCCGAAGAACGCCGCGAATACCATCAGCCCCAGGACGCCCGTCTCCGCGCCGATTTGCAGGAAATCGTTATGCGCCTTCTGGGTCACGCCCGCCCCGGTTGCCCGGTATCTCAGGTAATTATCCGCGAACTGGTTCAGCCCCACGCCCAGCGGGTGATGCCTGATTATCTCCGCCACGCCCCGCCAGTAACCGTAACGGATGGACAGCGACGGCGAAACATTGTTAAGCGAATCCGGAACCTGGCGCGCCGTCAGGATGTAAACGAACACCAGCCCGGCCAGGACCATCCCGGCAACACTCACGGCAACTATGGCCATCCGGGCGGCCCGTCCCAGCCCCGGCCAGGCCTTGAGCGCGGCGAACAAGACGGCGGCGGATACGGCCGCCACCCAGGCGCCGCGCGCGCCGGTGGCCCAGAGCGCCCAAACCATCAGCCCGATGATGATAACCTTGGCGATGTTGACAACCGCGCCGAACCTGGGGAACGGCTTGGCCGACAACAGCCCCATCACTATCGGGATAGCCAACACCAGGAACCCGCCCAGCGAGTTCTGGTAGGTGAATGTGGCAAAGGGCTCGTTGGCGTTGAGGCGTGACAGGAAATTATTACGCAGCTCCGGCGGGATGAAGTCCAGCAGATGCGCGTCCTGGCCGATGGCCTGGCGCAATGCCTCCAGCCCCCACAGGTGCTGGTACAGTCCGTAGCAGGCAATCAGCGCGGCCGTCCCGGCAAATACGCCCAGGAACAGGTAAGGCCGGTTCAGCCGGACGACCAGGTAAAACAGCACGATATCCGTAATCCAGGCGAATCCGTAAGGCAGAGCGCCGAACTTATACGAAGCCAGGAAGAACCCGGATACGATAAGGCAGGCGAACACCAGAGGCAGGGCTAAGATTATCCTGGGTATCCCCTGTGCTTTGGGCGGTTCCGCGGACGGATTCTGTTTCCGTGCAAAATCCAGGAGCAGAGCCATCCAGGCCATCAGGCCGACCACCATATTCAGGCCGGCGCCGGCCGTCGAGCCGGAGATGAGCAGGCGCAGGACGATGGCCGCGGACATCAGGAATAACTCAAACCTAAAAAGCATAGGGCCATTATTCTCAAAATTATAGGATAGTCAAGGGAATAATGTTCACTCCTGCCGGAGATAGGCGGGCGTGTCTATTCGCAACTAAATCCCACTACCGGACAAATTATCCGGAGCCGGAATCCGGTATTCACTTTACTAATTACTTGACTTATACTTTACTATTGGATATAGTTCGACTGTTAGAACTTGCCTGCTATAAGCAGGCATAGTGAGTTACAGTCGACTATACCTGGCAGGTAATTCACTACCGCTCAAACTGCCAGGTGTCATCCAACTTATGAAATATGTGCCTCACTACACCGTCACGGCCCGGCTGCTCCGGATGCTGGAAAGCATCACGGCGCTCAAAACAAAGATAGACGCCTCGGCCGTATCCGTCGCCTGGATACCGGCCATCCGGGAAGAATCATCCCTCAGGACCGCCCACTCCTCAACCGCCATCGAAGGCAACCCGCTGACCCTAAAAGAGGTCAAAATACTGTCCCAAGGCGGCCGCCTGCCCCAGGCCAAGCCCAAGCATACCAACGAAGTGCTCAACTATCTAGCGGCATTGCGGTACATAGAACAACATTCCGGCGCCAAGAAAATAACCGCCAAGGACGTCCTGCGCCTGCACGGCATTATCGGCCGCAATGCGCTCGACCGCGAACCGGTCGGGGCGTACCGGCCATACCAGGTATACGTCGGCAACCATACGCCGCCCATAGCCCTGGCTGTCCCGGGACTGGTATCAGACCTGCTCGATTGGCTCAACCGGGCCGGGCCGGACCTGCCGGCCGTCATCAGCTCCGCCATCCTGCACTATCGCTTTGAATATATCCATCCCTTCGGCGACGGCAACGGCCGGGTCGGCCGGGCGCTGGCCACCTGGGAACTCTACCGCAAGAAATTCGACACCCACCATATCTTCGCGGTCGACGAAATCCTGCGGGAAGACCGGCCGGCCTATTACCGGGCGCTCGATACCGTCCGCCGTCAAAAAGAAGACCTGACCACTTGGCTGGAATTTATGGCCTCGGCCGTAGAAAAAACACTGGAGCGCGTCTGGCGCAGAATCGGACTGCTCGGCAAACACGGCGGCCGGCAAACGCTGATCCTGACGCCCAAGCAGGAAAAACTGCTCTTAATATTACGGGAAGGCGCGCTCAGCATCAGCCAGATTCAGCAAGAGTTGAAAGTCACCAAACAAGGAGCGCATTTCATACTCAAACCCTTGTTGGGAAACAAACTGATAAAAAGGACCGGCGGGCACAAAACCGGCAAATACAGCCTGATTTGAAATCTTTGCCCGCAGGCAGGCGCAGGACGATGGCCGCGGACATCAGGAACAACTCAAACCTAAAAAGCATAGGGCCATTATTCTCAAAATCATAGGATAGTCAAGAATTTAGATCCAGATGAACCCCGCCAAGGCGGGGTCAATCTTCCATCATCTGGACAAAAAGTTCACAAATTCTTAAGAATAAATGTTCCGAAGGATGCGCGCAGCGCCACTTTTTCCGAAAAAGTTCACGAATTATGCTAAATAAAATGAACTTTTTCGCTTATTTTACGTTTAATATATATAGAGGGGGACCACAGTATGTAGTATATAGTAGGTAGTATGTAGGAGATAGAATATATGCGTTATATAGGATTAATCGTTGGCCTGGCAATCCTGGCCGGATGCGCCGCCGCCACCCCGGCCGAACCGGCCCCAACCGGCGAATGGATTGCTGTCTTTAAAACCCGAACAATTCTATATGGTACTAACATAAAAGAAGTAACCTATGATAAACACCATGATTTCGAAGAGATTTTGTATGAAGATGGGCGTTCTCGAAACGGAAGTCTTACGGTCTATTTTGGTAGTTCTTCCCTTTCATTATCACTTTTTGCCAGTGACTCAATATCAAAAGATTCCGTTGGCTTCACCTATTTTATCGAGATAAATGATAAGAAGTTCAATCATAAATTTAGCAATGTAAAATGGGGTGAGGAAGTTGCCGCTGAGTTTAAAGATGAAGGATTATCATTGCTTGTGACCATTCGCCCGATTCTCAAGAAGGAAGGCGGAAAGATTAAAACAGAAGAAGCCGAAGCTAAACCACCACCTGCGGAAGAATCACCCATGATTAAATTATTCAATGAATTTCGAGTCGAAATCGACCAACTCGCCTACCAAGGCGAATACGAAACCGCTATAGAAAAGTGCGAATATTTCCTCGAGAATAATACTGATGGTAACAGGGTCATACAAAATAAAATAAAGAGTATGATAAGGCGTTTAAAATTAGATATTAAAAATCGTGAAAAGTACAAATAGGGGGGCATAAATGCGGCGATAAGGGCGAGTGCGACACCCGCCCTCTGGTAACTTTATATACAAGTTAGGTAAGGTGATGCTTTATGGTGTCGCGCCACGCAAGGAGACAATACAGGGGAGCCGGACAGCCGTGATGACCGCGATAGCAACGGCCAGTCAGATGCCCGTCAACGGCCGAATAATGACCCTGGTACGGGGAATACTTGGCCAAAATCAAAATACTCTTCCAACCATTCCGGCCCGGCCGACCACGATGACTATTCCGACCAGGACCGCTTCGATAACCGCGTCTACCACGGCCATGGGGATACCCCGTCTAAAAAGTCTCCGCACGGGGTAGGGGATATTATCCAGCTCCTGAACCGTCTGCTCCATCCGCCTTTTGAGGACCAGCTCCAGGCCGTCATCGGCTATTATCATACCCGGTCGGGCGAGGCCACCTGCCGTAACTGCCATCTCCGGCGTCCGGCACTGGCCCGGTTGCTCAGGGATATGCACCGGCTCTATCAGGATCTGGCCTGCCATACCGATGACGGGTCAAGGCCGTTCACGCTCAGGGAACTGATTACCCTCATCGGCGGTATTCTGGTTGACATCCTGCCCAAACGGCGGCTATGCTGTATCATCCAGGCATACGACGACTTCCAAGGCGACCCGGACCAGATATGCGACAAATACAAGATAGCCCGGAGCACCTATTACGACTATATCCGGCTGTATATCAAAGAGCCGTATCTGGCATTTTGCGCAAAAAGAAAAGTAAGCTGATTAAGCTGATTGGTTATTATATCCGTTTAATCCGCTTACTAATACTCCTGGGGAAAACCGGTTTTTTAAAGGATGCTGTTTCAAGAAAAATTAAGGATGGCGTCCTTAGGATTGAGCCATTTTCTTCTTGATCGCTTCTTGAATATTAGAATTCTCACGATTAAATGATGCTTTTATTCTATCACTAAACTTTATTTTAAATATTGGGTCAATTCCTTGCATACTTTCACTTTCCCTACTTTCAATCATCTCAAGATAAGAAATAAATTCCTTTGCGGCGTCTAAACGCAAGAATAGATTTCTTCTATCACCTTCTACAGAGAATAGTTTAAATATTTTTTTGAAATATTCATCAGAGTAAATAGAAGTGTCTGTTATTATAACATCGATATATACGAATTTCTCTACTAAAAATCTCAAATAATATTCCCCACCCGCTGTTATTCTAACATAATCAGATTTTGCTATAGAATCTCGCAATAAATTATCTGTTTCAATAAGGTTATATTTTAGTAAAGTATTTAAATGGCCTACTATGAGAGATGACTCGTAGTTAAGTTTGTCAAAAATGGCCTGAATATCATTAATTCTATAGAACCCTTTTCCCTCAGAAGAGCTTATATTTTTATTTAATGAAAGAAGTTCTAGTAATCTTAATCTTGTAAAATGACTGCTGACACCTTTTTTGTCAACCTCAAATAAATTTATTACAATGTTGTTCCTATCCTCTGAATAATATCTGAAGTCTTGCATCATAACCGATCTGGCAAATTCATGGAAAGGTACAGTATATCTATGATCCACAATATAATTTTTTATATAATTTTCCAT
This region of Candidatus Brocadiia bacterium genomic DNA includes:
- a CDS encoding O-antigen ligase family protein, whose amino-acid sequence is MLFRFELFLMSAAIVLRLLISGSTAGAGLNMVVGLMAWMALLLDFARKQNPSAEPPKAQGIPRIILALPLVFACLIVSGFFLASYKFGALPYGFAWITDIVLFYLVVRLNRPYLFLGVFAGTAALIACYGLYQHLWGLEALRQAIGQDAHLLDFIPPELRNNFLSRLNANEPFATFTYQNSLGGFLVLAIPIVMGLLSAKPFPRFGAVVNIAKVIIIGLMVWALWATGARGAWVAAVSAAVLFAALKAWPGLGRAARMAIVAVSVAGMVLAGLVFVYILTARQVPDSLNNVSPSLSIRYGYWRGVAEIIRHHPLGVGLNQFADNYLRYRATGAGVTQKAHNDFLQIGAETGVLGLMVFAAFFGAVLAAGLRRVISRPDGTADRIMLIGLISGLGGLLLHSMVDFNFYVPGLSMSAWLAAGCLVSLSYRGTESAGARAIDGRFARPAATIALLAVILFLSWLVCPRLLESESLLEQGRWLVRTQSGSADSIEKGRADLEQSRRLNPYSVEPCLELSWFYHRTVCAGKPDEFICINLLDRAIALSRLSSNLYVYQSVFFREHAEMFKSAGATDKAGVMLRQSELFFKKAAELNPQSGN
- the rpmB gene encoding 50S ribosomal protein L28; its protein translation is MSLVCDICGKRPSTGNRISRRGMAKKKGGVGKKIGGISRRWWKPNIQKVRAMIDGKPARIRVCTGCLGAGKVIKPPVKLKVKA
- a CDS encoding Fic family protein: MKYVPHYTVTARLLRMLESITALKTKIDASAVSVAWIPAIREESSLRTAHSSTAIEGNPLTLKEVKILSQGGRLPQAKPKHTNEVLNYLAALRYIEQHSGAKKITAKDVLRLHGIIGRNALDREPVGAYRPYQVYVGNHTPPIALAVPGLVSDLLDWLNRAGPDLPAVISSAILHYRFEYIHPFGDGNGRVGRALATWELYRKKFDTHHIFAVDEILREDRPAYYRALDTVRRQKEDLTTWLEFMASAVEKTLERVWRRIGLLGKHGGRQTLILTPKQEKLLLILREGALSISQIQQELKVTKQGAHFILKPLLGNKLIKRTGGHKTGKYSLI